AACAGGGAGCCCTGGACGCTGCCTTCGCGCAGGGTTTCGGTGAGTTCCAGGTTGCGGCGAGTGGCCGCGTCGAGCACCATGAATTCCTGCAGGCTGTAGGTGCTCAATCTGGTCAGGAGGGGGAGGGCGGCGGGCTGGGTTTCTTGCAGGTATTGGAGGATGGCCCCGGCGGCGCGCACGGCGAAAGGTTTGCCGCGCAGGCCAAAGCCGTCCAGGGTGCTCACTTCAAAATGGGCGCGCAGGGTCTCTTCGCAGCGGGCGGCCTCGAAGCGCCAGGTGGGCCAGGCCGTGGTGTGTCCGGGGGCGTCGGGGGGAGGAGGCCAGTCTTCGGGGTGTAGAATTTCCGCGGGACGGAGGCGCAGCAGTTCGGCGCGGAGCACAGCCTGGGGGTCCGGTGTGGCGATTTCGGTGGTGGCAAATTCCCCGGTGGTGATGTCGGCGTAAGCGATCCCCAAACGGCGGTCGTCGCCCACCATGGCCAGCAGGTAGTTGTTGCTCTCGGCGGGGACCAGGTTGGGCTCCACCACCGTGCCGGGGGTGACCACGCGCACTACTTCGCGGCGCATCAGGCCTTTGCCGGGCTCGCCGATTTGCTCGGCGATGGCCACATGATACCCCTTGGCGATGAGTTTGGCCAAGTAGCCTTCCACCGCATGGTAAGGAATGCCCGCCATGGGCACCCGGACGCCCTTGGCGACATTGCGCGAGGTGAGCACGATGTCCAGTTCGCGGCTGACGATTTCGGCGTCCTCGTCGAAGGTCTCGTAGAAATCCCCCAGCCGGAAGAAGAGGATGGCGTTGGGGTACCGACGCTTGAGTTCGAGATATTGACGACGGACGGGGGTGACGGTTTCTTTTTTTGCCATGGAGTGGTGTGTTCCGGTGGGTGGGGCTCAGGTGTTCAGGGGGGAGGTGTCTAGGTGTCAGGTAGCGCTAACCGCAAATCGTAATTCGCCATTCGCCAATCGTAAATCGCCCATTGACCATCGCTTCACCGCGCGACCGCGAAGGCCAGCAAAGCACCCCAAAAAGGGAGCAGGCGGGAGAGCCAGCGCCACCGTTTTTCTTGTAAGGCCAGGGCCCAGAAGGCCAGCAGCAGCCCAGTCAGCACGCGGATGACGGCGAAGGGATCCCAACTCATCATGGGGAGGGCGGCGGCCAGGAGGATGTGCCCCATGGCCAGCCAAGCCCACACCTCGGTGGGCGTTTCGCGCAGCCGTTGGCCTGCCAGGCGGACGGCCATCCCCAGGGGGAGCAGAAGGGCCGGGCCGAACACCAGCAGGTAAGCGGCCCGCCAAAGCGTGGGGAGGGCCAGGAGGGCCTGCGCCAGGCCGCTGAAGGGCACAGGCGGAGGGGGTTGAGCCAGCGCGCCTCCCAGGCCCACGCCGGGGCGGCCAAAGACGACCCAAAGCCAGCCCTGCCAGAGCAGCCAGGGGGCCAGAACGCCCATCAGCCAGCCGGCGGCGCGCCGGGGTTGCCCGGCAAGGCCCAGGGAAAGCGCGGCGGCTAGGTCAAAGGGCAGGGTGATTTTCTTGGCGAACAGGGCGGCGATAAAGGCCAGGGCCGCCCAGCGCCACCGGCGGCTGTGGAAGGCCCACAGCCCGGCCAGGGCCAGCCCGTAGGCCAGGGGTTCGGGCATTCCCAGCCGGAGAGGGAGTAGCAGGCCGGGCCAGAGGCCGTAGAGCAGGCCCCACCAGGGGCTGACGGACCATTCGCGTAGCCAGAGGAGCCAGAAGCCCAGCCCCAGCATATAAGCCCCAAAGTTGAGCCCCCACACGGCCCAAAGCGCGCCCTGCGGGGTACGCCCGCCGAGCAAGTGGGCCAGCAGGGGCAGCAAGATGCGCTGGTAGCGGTAGGCTGGCACATCCAGGTGAGGCATCACCCGCTGGAGGTTCAGGTCGCGGGCCATGAAATACACGAATTGCCCATCGTACCCTGTGGCCTGCTGCGGGTTGCCCACGTGGAAGATGGCCTCCGGCTGCCCGCCGTAAAGGCGGTAGGTCCAGCCTAAGAACAGGGCCGCCAGCACCCCAGACAGAGCCAGCGGAAGCCACCAAGGGGTGAGCCGATCGCGCCTCGCGTCCATGGATTACCCCTTGGTCGTGGCCTCTTGGCCGATTTGTTGGCGCAGGTAGGCCTCGATGAACCCGTCCAGATCGCCGTCCAGCACGGCCTGCGCGTTGCCCACCTCGTGGCCGGTGCGGTGGTCCTTCACCATCTGGTAGGGGTGGAGCACATAGGAGCGAATCTGGCTACCCCACTCGGCCTTCTGATACTCGCCGCGCAGTTCGGCGATTTTCTCGGCCTGCTCGCGCTGCTTGAGTTCCAGCAAGCGGGCCTTGAGCACTTTGAGGGCGTTCTCTTTGTTCTGAGTCAACGAGCGTTCGTTTTGGCACTGCACCACCAGCCCGGTAGGCAGGTGGGTGACGCGCACGGCCGTGGCGTTCTTTTGCACATTCTGGCCACCGGCGCTGGAAGCGCGGAAGGTGTCGATGCGCAGGTCTTTGGGGTTGATCTCCACTTCCAGGTCGCCTTCCACCTGGGGAAGCACCTCCACCAGCGCAAAGGAGGTGTGTCGCCGGTGGGCCGCATCGAAGGGCGAAAGGCGCACCAGACGATGGACGCCCTTCTCGGACTTGAGGTAGCCGTAGGCCTGGGGGCCGTTGACCGCAATGGTCACGCTCTTGATGCCGGCCTCTTCGCCTGGGGTGAAGTCCAGGATTTCCGTCTGATACCCGTGCTTTTCGGCCCAGCGCAGGTACATGCGCTGCAGCATCTCGGCCCAGTCGTGGGCGTCGGTGCCCCCGGCCCCGGCGTGGATGGCCAGCAGGGCGTTGTGGTTGTCGTAGGGGCCGCTGAGCATGGCCGCCAACTCACGGCGCTCCACTTCCTGGGCGATGGCCTCGGCTTCAGCTTTCAGGTCCTCCGCCAGACTCTCGTCTTCCAGTTCGGCCAGTTCCAGCGCCTCTTGGGCTCGCTGGAGCAGGGCTTCCCAACCCTCGATTTCCTCTTTCAGTTGGTTGAGGCGCTTCATCACCCCTTGCGCCCGTTGGGGGGTGTTCCACAAATCAGGGTCTTCGGCTTCGTGTTCCAGACGTGCCAACTCGGCCTTCTTCGTGGCCAAGTCAAAGACGCCTCCCGAGGTCAAGGATTTGCTCGTGCAGGGCGCGCAACCGCTGGATGAGTTCTTGCATGGGGAACCTCCGTGATGGGGGATGAAAACCAGACCAGGGGGGATGCTCTCGGCCGGGGGAGGGGCCTTCCCTGGGGGCCGACCCCGGGCCATGGGGAAGGG
Above is a genomic segment from Anaerolineae bacterium containing:
- a CDS encoding peptide chain release factor 2 is translated as MARGRPPGKAPPPAESIPPGLVFIPHHGGSPCKNSSSGCAPCTSKSLTSGGVFDLATKKAELARLEHEAEDPDLWNTPQRAQGVMKRLNQLKEEIEGWEALLQRAQEALELAELEDESLAEDLKAEAEAIAQEVERRELAAMLSGPYDNHNALLAIHAGAGGTDAHDWAEMLQRMYLRWAEKHGYQTEILDFTPGEEAGIKSVTIAVNGPQAYGYLKSEKGVHRLVRLSPFDAAHRRHTSFALVEVLPQVEGDLEVEINPKDLRIDTFRASSAGGQNVQKNATAVRVTHLPTGLVVQCQNERSLTQNKENALKVLKARLLELKQREQAEKIAELRGEYQKAEWGSQIRSYVLHPYQMVKDHRTGHEVGNAQAVLDGDLDGFIEAYLRQQIGQEATTKG